From the genome of Bradyrhizobium elkanii USDA 76, one region includes:
- a CDS encoding class II aldolase/adducin family protein, producing MTREERQLREAIIAKCRWMNASGLNQGTSGNISARYKDRMLITPSATPYDSMKPEMIASMPLEGDYGAWEGPLQPSTEWRFHLDITRARPDVGAIVHTHSTYATVLAIARKPIPACHYMMAAFGGTEIRCAGYARYGTKELSDHAITALEGRNGCLLANHGMIALGANLDKAMWLAVELETIARQYYLSLALDSRVILTDEEIADTAKGFSTYGLQAPKPNKARATAKAAPRRAEKRRSSKR from the coding sequence ATGACCCGTGAGGAACGACAATTGCGCGAGGCGATCATCGCCAAGTGCCGGTGGATGAACGCGTCGGGTCTCAACCAGGGGACGTCGGGCAACATCTCCGCCCGCTACAAGGACCGGATGCTGATCACGCCGTCGGCGACGCCCTACGATTCGATGAAGCCGGAGATGATCGCATCGATGCCGCTCGAGGGTGACTATGGCGCGTGGGAGGGGCCGCTGCAGCCGTCCACCGAATGGCGCTTCCATCTCGACATCACGCGCGCCCGGCCCGATGTCGGCGCCATCGTCCATACTCATTCGACCTACGCGACCGTGCTCGCGATCGCGCGCAAGCCGATCCCGGCCTGCCACTACATGATGGCGGCGTTCGGCGGCACCGAGATCCGCTGCGCCGGCTATGCGCGCTACGGCACCAAGGAATTGTCCGACCATGCGATCACGGCGCTCGAAGGACGCAACGGCTGCCTGCTCGCCAATCACGGCATGATCGCGCTCGGCGCCAATCTCGACAAGGCGATGTGGCTCGCGGTCGAGCTCGAGACCATCGCGCGGCAGTACTACCTCTCGCTGGCGCTCGATTCGCGCGTCATCCTGACCGACGAGGAGATTGCCGACACCGCGAAGGGATTCTCCACTTACGGTCTGCAGGCGCCGAAGCCGAACAAGGCCCGCGCAACGGCAAAGGCAGCGCCGCGCCGCGCCGAGAAACGGCGCAGCAGCAAGCGATGA
- a CDS encoding glycerol-3-phosphate dehydrogenase: MTGTAPVAGKDHGLVDIAVIGGGINGAGIARDAAGRGLKVLLCEKDDFAEGTSSRSGKLIHGGLRYLEYYEFRLVREALIEREVLLASAPHIIWPMRFVLPHSPEQRPAWLVRTGLLLYDHLGGRKQLPASRSLDLSRAPEGAPLRQEFRRGFEYSDCWVDDSRLVILNLIDAAQNGACILPRTRAVRARRDGENWLLEMHGDDGTTQVVRSRALVNAAGPWVQDVIQGVAGLNSAQSVRLVKGSHIVVPKFWNGPQAYLLQNSDRRVIFVNPYEDGLALIGTTDIPYHGRAEDVAIGEDETDYLLQVLRRYFQTPPQASAIVHAFSGVRPLYDDNADNPSAVTRDYVFEVHGAEGVPPLLSIFGGKITTYRRLAEQALQRLAPWFPKLSSAWTAHRPLPGGDISGSFDEFANGLARDYPDLPRTLIHHYARLYGTRARQLLGPVRSAVDLGCHFGGEFYECEAVYLREKEWARKPADFLDRRTKHGLHLTPAQRLAFESFL, translated from the coding sequence ATGACGGGCACTGCGCCGGTCGCAGGTAAAGATCACGGGCTGGTCGATATCGCGGTCATCGGCGGCGGCATCAACGGCGCCGGCATCGCCCGCGACGCCGCCGGCCGCGGGCTGAAGGTGCTGCTCTGCGAGAAGGATGATTTCGCCGAGGGCACCTCGTCGCGCTCGGGCAAGCTGATCCATGGCGGGCTGCGCTATCTCGAATATTACGAATTTCGCCTGGTGCGCGAGGCGCTGATCGAGCGCGAGGTGCTGCTCGCGTCGGCGCCGCACATCATCTGGCCGATGCGCTTCGTGCTGCCGCATTCGCCGGAGCAGCGGCCGGCGTGGCTGGTCCGCACCGGGCTGTTGCTCTACGACCATCTCGGTGGCCGCAAGCAGCTGCCGGCGAGCCGCAGCCTGGATCTGTCGCGCGCTCCGGAGGGCGCGCCGCTGCGTCAGGAGTTCCGGCGAGGCTTCGAATATTCGGACTGCTGGGTCGATGACAGCAGGCTGGTGATCCTCAATCTGATCGATGCCGCGCAGAACGGCGCCTGCATCCTGCCGCGCACGCGGGCGGTGCGTGCGCGCCGTGACGGCGAGAACTGGCTGCTCGAGATGCACGGCGATGACGGCACAACGCAGGTCGTGCGGTCGCGCGCGCTGGTCAACGCCGCCGGGCCGTGGGTTCAGGATGTCATCCAGGGCGTGGCGGGCCTGAACTCCGCCCAGAGCGTACGGCTGGTCAAGGGCAGCCACATCGTGGTGCCGAAATTCTGGAACGGGCCGCAGGCCTATCTGCTGCAGAACAGCGATCGCCGGGTGATCTTCGTCAACCCCTATGAGGACGGTCTCGCGTTGATCGGCACCACGGACATTCCCTATCACGGCCGCGCCGAGGACGTCGCGATCGGCGAGGACGAGACCGATTACCTGTTGCAGGTCTTGCGCCGCTATTTCCAGACGCCGCCGCAGGCGAGCGCGATCGTGCACGCGTTCTCCGGGGTCCGGCCGCTCTATGACGACAACGCCGACAATCCGTCGGCCGTGACGCGCGACTATGTGTTCGAGGTTCACGGCGCCGAGGGCGTGCCGCCGCTGCTCTCGATCTTCGGCGGCAAGATCACGACCTACCGCCGGCTGGCGGAGCAGGCGCTGCAGCGCCTCGCGCCGTGGTTTCCGAAGCTGTCGTCGGCCTGGACCGCGCATCGGCCGCTGCCGGGTGGCGACATCAGCGGCAGCTTCGACGAATTCGCAAATGGGCTGGCACGCGACTATCCCGATTTGCCGCGAACGCTCATCCATCACTATGCCCGTCTCTATGGGACGCGCGCGCGCCAACTGCTGGGTCCGGTCCGCAGCGCCGTCGACCTCGGCTGTCATTTCGGCGGTGAGTTCTATGAATGCGAAGCGGTCTATCTTCGCGAGAAGGAGTGGGCCAGGAAGCCTGCCGACTTCCTGGACCGGCGCACCAAGCACGGCCTGCATTTGACGCCGGCGCAGCGCCTCGCGTTCGAGAGCTTTCTCTAG
- a CDS encoding ABC transporter substrate-binding protein, with translation MDRRQFLTTTAGLALGSFTAAAPAIAQAKTKVRVGYLHTVAVDGQIWTGMDRGSFEKQGLDLELRQFNTGLEIFQALIGGSLDVLATGAVLSNFPARGQGKVFLINDIEVATAQLWVRGDQGIKSFEDLKGKRIATATGTTAHVFLDTALRANKVDPKEVELVNQTMPAAVTAFISGAVPAVALWVPFNVTVRDKVPGAVKLADASAYYPKAAIIGGWAAANDYYEPNRETLAKLIRGWADANDYIIANSTEAMEKLHKGHYSQTPMADIDESFKAQKMFSSRDWKRMYSDGTVTNWLQQSTDFFMANAGIKDFTPASKYFDPSLYLKTIA, from the coding sequence ATGGATCGGCGACAATTTCTGACCACGACGGCCGGGCTTGCCCTGGGGTCCTTCACCGCCGCAGCGCCTGCGATTGCGCAGGCAAAAACAAAAGTTCGTGTCGGCTATCTGCACACCGTTGCCGTCGACGGCCAGATCTGGACCGGCATGGACCGCGGCTCCTTCGAAAAGCAGGGACTGGATCTCGAGCTGCGGCAGTTCAATACCGGCCTCGAAATCTTCCAGGCGCTGATCGGCGGCAGCCTCGACGTGCTGGCGACGGGCGCCGTGCTCTCGAACTTCCCCGCCCGCGGCCAGGGCAAGGTCTTCCTGATCAACGACATCGAGGTCGCGACCGCGCAGCTCTGGGTGCGCGGCGATCAGGGCATCAAGTCATTCGAGGATCTGAAGGGCAAGCGGATCGCAACTGCGACCGGCACCACCGCGCATGTGTTCCTGGACACCGCGCTACGCGCGAACAAGGTCGATCCCAAAGAGGTCGAACTCGTCAACCAGACCATGCCTGCCGCCGTAACGGCCTTCATTTCAGGCGCGGTGCCTGCCGTTGCGCTCTGGGTGCCCTTCAACGTGACGGTTCGCGACAAGGTGCCGGGCGCGGTCAAGCTCGCCGACGCCTCAGCCTATTATCCAAAGGCCGCGATCATCGGCGGCTGGGCCGCGGCCAACGACTATTACGAGCCCAACAGGGAAACGCTGGCGAAGCTGATCCGTGGCTGGGCCGATGCCAATGACTACATCATCGCGAACAGCACCGAAGCGATGGAAAAGCTGCACAAGGGCCACTACAGCCAGACGCCGATGGCCGACATCGACGAATCGTTCAAGGCGCAGAAGATGTTCTCGTCGCGGGACTGGAAGCGGATGTATTCCGACGGCACGGTCACCAACTGGCTGCAGCAATCGACCGACTTCTTCATGGCCAATGCCGGCATCAAGGACTTTACGCCGGCAAGCAAGTATTTCGATCCGAGCCTGTATTTGAAAACGATTGCGTGA
- a CDS encoding ABC transporter ATP-binding protein, whose translation MTTRARFDKVSLAFETPKGRLNVVEDVSYDINDGDFIAVIGPSGCGKTTMMSMLAGFQKPTTGSVLFDGQPVTGPGPERGVIFQEYGVFPWLTVKQNIAFGLTLRANHVAAGERDSICDHYLGLMGLSDFANSYPKHLSGGMRQRLAIARAYAVKPQFLLMDEPFGALDAQTRSNMQNLLLKVLQTEGKTVMLITHSVEEAIYLASRIVVVTARPARIRQIIDVPFAYPRDESIQERPEFGELRSHIKHLVMDEYRAQQAQMRPVSFSE comes from the coding sequence ATGACCACGCGCGCACGGTTCGACAAGGTTTCGCTTGCCTTCGAGACCCCGAAGGGACGCCTCAACGTCGTCGAGGATGTCAGCTACGATATCAACGATGGCGATTTCATCGCGGTGATCGGGCCTTCAGGCTGCGGCAAGACCACGATGATGAGCATGCTCGCCGGCTTCCAGAAGCCGACGACCGGAAGCGTGCTGTTCGACGGACAGCCCGTCACCGGTCCCGGTCCCGAGCGCGGCGTCATCTTCCAGGAATATGGCGTCTTCCCGTGGCTGACGGTGAAACAGAACATCGCTTTCGGCCTGACGCTCCGGGCCAATCACGTCGCCGCCGGCGAGCGCGATTCGATCTGCGATCACTATCTCGGCCTGATGGGGCTGTCCGACTTCGCCAACTCCTATCCGAAGCATTTGTCCGGCGGCATGCGGCAGCGGCTCGCGATCGCGCGGGCTTACGCCGTCAAGCCGCAGTTCCTGCTGATGGACGAGCCGTTCGGTGCGCTCGACGCCCAGACCCGTTCCAACATGCAGAACCTGCTGCTCAAGGTGCTCCAGACCGAAGGCAAGACGGTCATGCTGATCACCCATTCCGTGGAGGAGGCGATCTATCTCGCGTCCCGCATCGTGGTGGTGACCGCGCGGCCGGCGCGGATCAGGCAGATCATCGACGTGCCGTTCGCCTATCCGCGCGACGAATCGATCCAGGAGCGGCCCGAATTCGGCGAGTTGCGAAGCCATATCAAGCATCTGGTGATGGACGAGTATCGCGCCCAGCAGGCGCAGATGCGTCCGGTCTCATTCTCGGAATAA